In a genomic window of Pokkaliibacter sp. MBI-7:
- a CDS encoding CerR family C-terminal domain-containing protein → MLTALELFVTRGFAGTSVRMICEQADVNVSMVKYYFGSKEKLYLAAIDYARNNENQPLAEQRIVNQHLSAEQRLYQFILSFLQNLLQPTPNTYLTRLIAGELTSPTSALSNIIEQDIKPQHRYLAELVTTLAGRSLSDEEVQKINFSLIGQCLFYLSNRPLNDVIAPGLSYDEQGIEQLATHIYTFTLNAIQHH, encoded by the coding sequence TTGCTCACCGCACTAGAGCTATTTGTCACCCGTGGCTTTGCAGGCACTTCGGTCAGAATGATTTGCGAGCAGGCAGACGTTAATGTCTCGATGGTCAAGTACTACTTCGGCAGCAAGGAAAAGCTCTATCTCGCTGCCATCGACTACGCCCGCAATAACGAGAATCAGCCCCTGGCAGAACAACGCATTGTCAACCAGCACCTGAGTGCCGAGCAGCGGCTCTATCAGTTCATTCTCTCCTTCCTGCAGAACCTGCTGCAGCCAACGCCCAATACCTATCTGACCAGGCTGATTGCCGGCGAGCTGACCAGCCCCACCAGTGCCTTGAGCAACATTATCGAGCAGGACATCAAACCTCAGCATCGCTACCTCGCCGAACTGGTGACGACGCTGGCGGGGCGCAGCCTCAGCGATGAAGAAGTACAGAAGATCAACTTCAGTCTGATAGGACAGTGCCTGTTCTACCTGAGTAACCGGCCCCTGAATGATGTGATTGCCCCGGGGCTCAGCTACGACGAACAGGGCATAGAACAGCTAGCGACCCACATTTACACCTTTACCCTCAATGCTATTCAGCACCACTGA
- a CDS encoding multidrug effflux MFS transporter, with the protein MMNTWILTLVLAGLTMIGPFATDTFLPSFPAIANQFSISMTQVQQSLSVYLLAFSAMSLFYGTLSDSFGRRPVILGSLILFTLASVGAALSPSFEWLLVCRVLQGLSAGGGLVISFAITRDRFSGAEAQKLMSHIMMVFGLAPAVAPIAGGFLQQHFGWQSGFYFMALIGALLLLSSVIWLQESLPEAARTPFHPTTLTRNYLTALTHPQFLFRALAYSAAFGGMAIYISAAASFVMDILHKPETAFAWLFVPMIGGMILGSATNARLAHRVSSNSLLALGLGAMAVATLANVTYNRFFAAELPWVVLPIMLYTFGLGLALPIMSMKTLDIFPSLRGLSSSLLNFFQMLVFSLISGIVVPLVFSSALLIACAMLGCMLVALLCWGIALFLSRRH; encoded by the coding sequence ATGATGAATACATGGATATTGACGCTGGTGCTGGCTGGCCTGACTATGATCGGCCCCTTTGCCACCGATACCTTTCTCCCCTCCTTTCCTGCCATTGCAAACCAGTTTTCCATCAGCATGACGCAGGTACAGCAATCGCTGAGCGTCTATCTGCTGGCGTTTTCCGCCATGAGCCTGTTCTACGGCACTCTGTCGGACTCCTTTGGCCGGCGCCCGGTGATTCTCGGGTCACTGATCCTGTTTACCCTTGCTTCCGTCGGAGCCGCGCTGTCACCCAGTTTTGAATGGCTGCTGGTCTGTCGTGTATTGCAGGGGCTGTCAGCTGGCGGCGGGCTGGTTATCAGTTTTGCCATTACCCGTGATCGTTTTTCCGGTGCAGAGGCACAGAAACTGATGTCGCACATCATGATGGTGTTTGGGCTGGCGCCTGCGGTGGCACCGATTGCCGGAGGTTTTTTGCAGCAGCATTTTGGCTGGCAGTCGGGCTTCTACTTCATGGCACTGATTGGCGCCCTGCTTCTGCTGTCCTCCGTTATCTGGCTGCAGGAAAGCCTGCCTGAAGCAGCACGTACCCCATTCCACCCGACGACCCTGACACGCAACTATCTGACGGCACTGACGCATCCACAGTTTCTGTTCAGAGCACTGGCGTACTCAGCGGCCTTTGGTGGCATGGCGATCTACATTTCTGCTGCGGCAAGCTTCGTCATGGATATCCTGCACAAGCCTGAAACCGCCTTCGCCTGGCTGTTCGTCCCCATGATTGGCGGCATGATACTGGGCTCGGCAACCAATGCCAGACTGGCTCATCGTGTTAGCAGCAACAGCCTGCTGGCACTGGGCCTCGGTGCCATGGCTGTGGCGACGCTGGCCAATGTCACCTATAACCGCTTTTTTGCTGCAGAGCTGCCCTGGGTGGTGCTGCCGATCATGCTATACACCTTCGGCCTGGGTCTGGCGCTGCCCATCATGAGTATGAAGACGCTGGATATTTTCCCCAGTCTGCGCGGTCTGTCTTCTTCACTGCTGAACTTCTTTCAGATGCTGGTGTTCTCGCTGATTTCCGGCATTGTCGTTCCGCTGGTCTTTAGCAGTGCGCTGCTCATAGCCTGTGCAATGCTGGGCTGCATGCTGGTCGCGCTGCTGTGCTGGGGCATCGCCCTGTTCCTGTCACGTCGGCACTAG
- a CDS encoding LysR family transcriptional regulator yields MHFRKLDLNLLVALDALIRKKSVSLAAEELHLSQSAMSNSLSRLRSYFNDELLTQVGRKMLLTPLAEKLELPVRDILVRIDASITLKPEFDPQTTDRTFRICVSDFILNTLVPSAMQVAREQQSRVRFNFVPQVIDPKKELERGEADMLILPDVFCSSEHPTESVLTDELACIVWQGSPLATGDMTLERFISAGHAIMQPPDSNPSFETHNYERSDLRRRIEVQTYSFSCLPSVIIGTDLIATLQRLLIDRAINCGMPLRVFPTPVPIPPLNECMQWHKHQNNDLGILWLRGLMREAARRLRQAMSE; encoded by the coding sequence ATGCACTTTCGCAAACTTGATCTGAACCTGCTGGTGGCGCTTGACGCGCTGATTCGTAAAAAGAGCGTCAGTCTGGCGGCAGAAGAACTGCACCTCAGTCAGTCGGCCATGAGTAATTCGCTGTCACGTCTGCGCAGCTACTTCAATGATGAGCTGCTGACTCAGGTGGGGCGCAAAATGCTGCTGACGCCGCTGGCAGAAAAGCTGGAGCTGCCGGTCAGAGACATTCTGGTGCGCATTGATGCGTCGATTACCCTGAAGCCAGAGTTTGACCCGCAGACCACTGACCGCACTTTTCGTATCTGCGTGTCCGACTTCATCCTCAATACCCTGGTGCCCAGCGCCATGCAGGTAGCGCGCGAGCAGCAGAGCCGCGTACGGTTCAATTTCGTACCACAGGTGATTGATCCGAAGAAAGAGCTGGAGCGGGGCGAGGCCGATATGCTTATTTTGCCTGACGTGTTCTGCTCTTCCGAGCATCCGACTGAATCGGTGCTGACCGATGAACTGGCCTGCATCGTGTGGCAGGGCAGTCCGCTGGCAACAGGAGATATGACGCTGGAGCGGTTTATCTCGGCTGGCCATGCCATCATGCAGCCACCGGACTCCAACCCGTCGTTTGAGACACATAATTACGAGCGCTCTGATCTGCGCCGGCGCATAGAAGTGCAGACCTACAGCTTTTCCTGCCTGCCCAGCGTGATTATCGGCACGGATCTGATCGCTACCCTGCAGCGCCTGTTAATCGACAGGGCCATCAACTGCGGCATGCCGCTCAGGGTATTCCCGACCCCAGTGCCAATACCACCGCTTAACGAATGCATGCAGTGGCATAAGCACCAGAACAACGATCTGGGCATTCTCTGGTTACGGGGCTTAATGCGGGAAGCGGCCCGGCGGTTACGGCAGGCCATGTCTGAATAA
- a CDS encoding prolyl oligopeptidase family serine peptidase, with the protein MFRYFPTNYVWDLSINLAIEMGARIGEIEEMCSPLKEYADKPDAAASQAFRQTWAKMADKLCELAIEDEQRGRLYSAAEKYNRAAIYYLTAERLQGANSAGRAELYQRVQTTFRRGIELGGENCERVEIPYQDKHLSGLLVRAENVEGPAPLLVQLNGLDSTKEMKYRVGLPQWLARRGISSLILDQPGTGEAIRLQGLHAVYNTEVWASKVVDWLEQRDDVDASHIGCEGVSLGGYYCPRTVAFEPRFACGVVWGANHDWRDVQKKRLAREGSFPVPHYWEHVRWVWGAKDMDEFMAIAENVHLDGVIEKIKVPFLVTHGSKDSQIPVHWAQRTYDQLINSPKRELKIFTEREGGVQHSSFDNSVNAGQYIADWVAETLGGHTALPPH; encoded by the coding sequence ATGTTCCGTTATTTCCCCACCAATTACGTCTGGGATCTGTCCATCAATCTGGCTATCGAAATGGGAGCAAGAATTGGTGAAATAGAAGAGATGTGTTCTCCCCTGAAAGAATATGCCGACAAACCCGATGCTGCCGCCTCTCAGGCCTTTCGTCAGACCTGGGCCAAAATGGCCGATAAATTGTGCGAACTGGCAATTGAGGATGAACAACGCGGACGTCTTTATTCAGCGGCGGAGAAATACAATCGCGCCGCGATCTATTACCTCACCGCTGAGCGCCTGCAAGGCGCTAATTCAGCAGGCCGTGCAGAGCTTTACCAGCGCGTACAGACGACATTCCGCCGGGGTATCGAGCTGGGCGGCGAAAACTGCGAACGGGTCGAGATCCCCTATCAGGACAAACACCTTTCCGGTCTGCTGGTACGTGCCGAGAACGTGGAAGGCCCGGCCCCCTTGCTGGTGCAGCTCAACGGTCTGGATTCCACCAAGGAGATGAAATACCGCGTTGGCCTGCCGCAATGGCTGGCCAGACGCGGTATTTCATCGCTGATTCTCGACCAGCCCGGCACCGGCGAGGCTATCCGCCTGCAGGGGCTGCATGCGGTCTACAACACCGAAGTCTGGGCCAGCAAGGTGGTTGACTGGCTGGAGCAACGTGACGACGTCGATGCCAGCCACATTGGCTGCGAAGGCGTATCACTGGGGGGCTATTACTGCCCGCGCACGGTGGCATTCGAGCCACGCTTTGCCTGCGGTGTGGTGTGGGGCGCCAACCATGACTGGCGTGATGTACAGAAAAAGCGTCTGGCGCGTGAAGGCAGCTTCCCGGTGCCTCACTACTGGGAGCATGTGCGCTGGGTGTGGGGAGCAAAGGACATGGACGAGTTTATGGCCATCGCCGAAAACGTCCACCTCGATGGTGTCATCGAAAAAATCAAGGTGCCCTTCCTCGTTACCCATGGCAGCAAGGACTCGCAGATTCCGGTGCACTGGGCACAACGTACTTACGACCAGCTGATTAACTCGCCCAAACGTGAATTGAAAATCTTCACCGAACGTGAGGGCGGTGTGCAGCATTCCAGCTTCGACAATTCAGTGAATGCCGGTCAGTACATTGCTGACTGGGTCGCTGAGACCCTCGGTGGCCACACCGCATTGCCACCGCACTGA
- a CDS encoding FAD-dependent oxidoreductase — MTAVNKVLIVGGGFSGIAAAIELRKQGITVDLIERDPDWRPEGAGISLGAATLRALSRLGVYEAFQQQGFTSEDADLVTPAGQKIATLSVGPAVGSDIKGEGGILRPVLGKILADKVLASGAEVRLGISYQSMEQQGDSVAVQFSDGSSAQYDLVIGAEGLHSQLRQQLFPQLPAPEYVGQGVWRAVFPRPAEFQQTRLWLGDSIKVGLNPCSQERMYMFITEIRPTREHIEPSTWADAMAALLQQFPDPFLQALIPHLYADDAHIDYRPLFNLLVPMPWNQGRIVLIGDTVAATTPHLASGACIGIESGIVLAEELGRCDSLQQALDQFHQRRWERCRLVVENSARLAQIEITHGDKREHGQITVESFKALAQPI; from the coding sequence ATGACCGCAGTTAACAAGGTGCTTATCGTTGGCGGTGGCTTTTCCGGCATTGCCGCCGCTATTGAACTACGCAAACAGGGTATTACCGTTGACCTGATCGAGCGCGACCCCGACTGGCGCCCCGAAGGCGCTGGTATTTCTCTGGGTGCTGCCACATTACGTGCTCTCAGCCGACTGGGGGTCTATGAGGCCTTCCAGCAGCAGGGTTTTACTTCGGAAGATGCCGATCTGGTCACGCCTGCAGGGCAAAAGATTGCCACCCTGTCCGTTGGCCCTGCGGTAGGCTCTGACATCAAGGGCGAAGGGGGCATTCTGCGCCCGGTACTGGGCAAGATTCTGGCAGACAAGGTGCTGGCCAGCGGTGCCGAGGTGCGTCTTGGTATCAGTTATCAGTCCATGGAACAGCAGGGTGACAGCGTTGCAGTCCAGTTCAGTGATGGCTCATCAGCCCAGTACGATCTGGTCATCGGTGCTGAAGGACTGCATTCCCAGCTGCGTCAGCAACTGTTCCCGCAACTGCCCGCGCCGGAATACGTCGGTCAGGGCGTATGGCGAGCGGTATTCCCGCGCCCTGCTGAGTTCCAGCAGACCCGGCTGTGGCTGGGCGACAGTATCAAGGTCGGTCTGAACCCCTGCTCGCAAGAGCGAATGTACATGTTCATTACCGAGATTCGCCCGACCCGAGAGCACATCGAGCCGTCCACCTGGGCGGACGCCATGGCCGCCCTGCTGCAACAGTTCCCCGACCCGTTCCTGCAGGCGCTGATCCCACACCTGTACGCGGACGACGCCCATATCGACTATCGCCCGCTGTTCAATCTGCTGGTGCCCATGCCTTGGAATCAGGGCCGTATTGTACTGATTGGCGATACCGTCGCCGCCACTACACCGCACCTCGCCTCCGGTGCCTGCATCGGTATTGAAAGCGGCATTGTGCTGGCTGAAGAACTGGGGCGCTGTGACTCATTACAGCAGGCGCTTGATCAGTTCCATCAGCGGCGCTGGGAGCGTTGCCGACTGGTGGTGGAGAACTCTGCCCGGCTGGCGCAGATCGAGATAACACACGGTGACAAGCGTGAACACGGGCAGATCACCGTCGAGTCTTTCAAGGCGCTGGCGCAGCCCATCTGA
- a CDS encoding VOC family protein — protein sequence MNIIGLETLVFSVEELEACCAFLSDYGLQCVSQSASSARFEAEDGTAVEIHTDDVAGLPKTDIPSPALRETVYGVVSASVLDEIRQELSKDREVLCDEDGTLHSVDDEGFALAFKVSQRRTLDSRPDLTNTPGHTPQRPVNQPGVDPQRPARPLTLSHVVYFVNNAAKAEAFYERLGFRTSDRFEGVGPFMRPAGSDDHHCLFMIETPPFVRGCEHFTFHMGSGTEVLQAGTQLASKGWNSFWGPGRHIFGSNWFWYFNSPLGCHIEYDADMDKHDDEWAARQAPLSADTSQLFLFTGAAKWVPGGPPPKSA from the coding sequence ATGAATATTATTGGTCTGGAGACGCTGGTATTCAGCGTCGAAGAGCTGGAAGCCTGCTGCGCTTTCCTCAGCGATTACGGCCTGCAATGTGTTTCGCAGTCCGCCAGCAGCGCACGCTTTGAGGCTGAAGACGGCACAGCGGTGGAAATTCATACCGACGATGTGGCGGGACTGCCGAAAACCGACATTCCCTCCCCTGCACTACGCGAAACCGTCTACGGTGTGGTCTCAGCCAGCGTGCTGGATGAGATCAGGCAGGAGCTGAGCAAGGATCGCGAGGTGCTCTGCGATGAAGACGGCACACTGCACAGTGTCGATGACGAGGGCTTTGCACTGGCATTCAAAGTCAGCCAGCGTCGCACTCTTGATTCACGACCTGATCTGACCAATACGCCGGGACACACCCCGCAGCGCCCGGTGAATCAGCCTGGGGTGGACCCACAACGTCCGGCCAGACCCCTGACCCTGTCCCACGTGGTGTACTTCGTCAATAACGCGGCCAAAGCCGAAGCCTTTTATGAACGGCTGGGCTTTCGCACCTCCGATCGCTTTGAAGGCGTCGGCCCCTTTATGCGTCCGGCAGGCAGCGATGATCACCACTGCCTGTTCATGATCGAAACGCCCCCCTTCGTCAGAGGATGTGAGCATTTCACCTTCCATATGGGCAGCGGCACCGAGGTATTGCAGGCCGGTACCCAGCTGGCCAGCAAGGGCTGGAACAGCTTCTGGGGCCCCGGTCGCCATATCTTTGGCTCCAACTGGTTCTGGTATTTCAACAGTCCGCTGGGTTGCCATATCGAATACGACGCCGACATGGACAAGCATGATGATGAGTGGGCCGCCCGACAGGCACCGCTGAGTGCCGACACCTCGCAACTGTTCCTGTTCACCGGGGCCGCCAAATGGGTGCCCGGTGGTCCGCCCCCCAAATCAGCCTGA
- a CDS encoding Rieske 2Fe-2S domain-containing protein has protein sequence MALQRPFRLCSLAELHASEVAGFDPLAQGKDALLALICDEQVHAYLNRCPHEPVTMEYRKDKFLSGKRQHIMCFAHGARFEKDTGLCIHGPCLGKSLQRITTHIQDGDIYIDLEELIQA, from the coding sequence ATGGCCCTGCAACGCCCCTTCAGATTGTGTTCACTGGCTGAACTGCACGCCAGCGAGGTCGCGGGATTCGACCCGCTGGCGCAGGGCAAGGATGCCCTGCTGGCACTGATCTGCGATGAGCAGGTGCATGCCTATCTTAATCGCTGCCCTCATGAGCCCGTGACGATGGAGTACCGCAAAGACAAATTTCTGTCTGGTAAAAGACAACACATCATGTGCTTCGCCCACGGCGCCCGTTTTGAAAAGGATACGGGCCTATGTATTCACGGCCCCTGTCTTGGGAAAAGCCTGCAGCGAATAACAACCCATATTCAGGACGGCGATATTTATATCGATCTTGAGGAGTTAATACAGGCATGA